One Pseudomonas sp. MH9.2 DNA segment encodes these proteins:
- a CDS encoding DUF927 domain-containing protein produces the protein MASPENNVINLRPEAPMVKPERPCWAVYEHWVTNEKGRRLRPGVYRHGFKRVAGQDDSDDDNDGVERPITDEWISSPVTVAARTTNSDDGSEGRFLRLVTENGIKEWIIPMEVFGGSGEDARRQLFGMGVIIALKKRGAFMEYLLDQRPDQVFATTCRPGWHESGAFVLPGRTIGSDKVRYQASGKGQNLFSVRGDLESWKTEVAAKCEGNPVLTLAIGCALAGPLLSLVGVLGGGVHLVGDSSSGKSLAQLIGSSVWGDPGIFAASWDMTKGGLEIEASGRNDTLLPLDEIKRADPKRVQEMAYSLANGQGKGTMTREREGRAKLSWRLLTLSSGERSLSEHAAIGGNAAHAGAELRMVDVNAGTRTHRAFDELHGLAGADFHRLLTVAVAAHHGHIGSAFVEKLLASDDRPGLLKDFAGIRASFVEDNAQAGRVADRFAVIALAGEMAIAYGLLPWTPGSALADCQLLYGEWLSRVGSGNAEDRQILAGILDFIDKHGSSRFSDVNDQTPDTKVFNRAGYWELSMGKRLYLFNKSALGEAAPGYGLSRVVKALEGAGVLARRDNERKTKNYRLPGGGQARLYVVDPEAVDMEGGGV, from the coding sequence ATGGCATCGCCTGAAAACAACGTCATCAACCTGCGCCCCGAGGCACCCATGGTTAAGCCTGAGCGCCCTTGCTGGGCCGTGTATGAGCACTGGGTGACGAACGAGAAAGGCCGCAGGCTGCGCCCCGGCGTGTATCGGCACGGCTTCAAGCGAGTGGCTGGCCAAGATGACAGCGACGACGATAACGATGGCGTCGAACGTCCCATCACGGATGAATGGATATCCAGCCCCGTGACCGTAGCGGCCCGGACGACCAACAGTGACGACGGCAGCGAAGGCCGCTTCCTGCGCCTGGTGACGGAGAACGGCATCAAGGAATGGATTATCCCAATGGAAGTGTTCGGCGGCAGTGGTGAGGACGCCAGGCGCCAACTGTTCGGGATGGGCGTGATTATCGCGCTCAAGAAACGTGGCGCGTTCATGGAGTACCTCCTAGACCAGCGCCCCGACCAAGTATTCGCAACCACTTGCCGCCCCGGCTGGCATGAGTCGGGCGCGTTCGTGTTGCCGGGCCGCACCATCGGCAGTGACAAGGTGCGTTATCAGGCCAGCGGCAAGGGACAGAACCTATTCAGCGTCCGTGGCGATCTGGAGAGCTGGAAAACCGAAGTTGCGGCCAAGTGTGAGGGCAACCCGGTACTGACGCTGGCGATTGGCTGCGCGCTGGCTGGCCCGTTGCTGAGTCTGGTGGGCGTATTGGGTGGCGGCGTCCACCTGGTGGGCGACAGCTCCAGCGGTAAGTCACTGGCGCAACTGATCGGTTCGTCAGTATGGGGTGACCCCGGCATATTCGCCGCCAGCTGGGACATGACCAAGGGCGGGCTGGAGATTGAAGCCTCGGGCCGCAATGACACCCTGTTGCCTCTGGACGAAATCAAACGAGCCGACCCCAAGCGCGTACAGGAAATGGCGTACTCGCTCGCCAACGGCCAGGGTAAAGGCACCATGACCCGTGAGCGTGAAGGTCGGGCCAAGCTGAGTTGGCGCCTGCTGACGCTCTCCAGCGGCGAACGCTCCCTGTCTGAACACGCGGCCATCGGCGGCAATGCGGCCCACGCTGGCGCTGAGTTGCGCATGGTGGACGTGAACGCCGGTACGCGCACCCACCGCGCTTTCGACGAATTGCATGGCCTGGCGGGCGCCGACTTTCACCGCCTGCTGACCGTCGCTGTCGCCGCACACCATGGGCACATTGGATCGGCATTCGTGGAAAAGTTGCTCGCCAGCGATGACCGGCCCGGCCTGCTGAAAGACTTCGCCGGTATACGCGCCAGCTTCGTCGAGGACAACGCTCAAGCCGGACGGGTAGCGGACAGGTTCGCCGTCATTGCGCTGGCCGGGGAAATGGCTATCGCCTATGGCCTGTTGCCCTGGACGCCTGGTAGCGCACTTGCTGACTGCCAGTTGCTCTATGGCGAGTGGCTGAGCCGTGTTGGCAGTGGCAATGCCGAAGACCGGCAGATCCTCGCTGGCATCCTGGACTTCATCGACAAGCACGGCAGTAGCCGATTCTCCGACGTGAACGACCAGACGCCCGACACCAAGGTGTTCAACCGGGCCGGGTACTGGGAGTTGTCCATGGGTAAACGGCTGTACCTGTTCAACAAGTCGGCATTGGGTGAGGCGGCGCCCGGCTACGGTCTGAGCCGTGTCGTCAAAGCGCTGGAGGGAGCTGGCGTTCTGGCGCGCCGTGACAACGAGCGGAAAACGAAGAACTATCGTCTCCCTGGTGGCGGCCAAGCCCGGCTGTATGTCGTCGATCCAGAAGCCGTGGACATGGAGGGTGGCGGCGTATGA
- a CDS encoding AlpA family phage regulatory protein has protein sequence MTATTHPIRKQTEQAVLVAGDKPAIQFIKRQKVESITGLSCTEIYRRIAADNFPKQVVLGPKCVVWVEAEIYGWMNDRIAESRAVA, from the coding sequence ATGACAGCCACTACCCACCCTATCCGCAAACAAACCGAACAGGCCGTTCTGGTCGCTGGTGATAAACCAGCAATCCAGTTCATCAAGCGCCAGAAAGTGGAAAGCATCACCGGCCTTTCCTGTACCGAGATTTACCGCCGCATCGCCGCCGACAACTTCCCAAAACAGGTCGTACTGGGGCCGAAGTGCGTAGTGTGGGTCGAGGCTGAAATTTACGGATGGATGAATGACCGCATCGCCGAAAGCCGAGCGGTGGCCTGA
- a CDS encoding toprim domain-containing protein — translation MSDVTLLFRDALQSVFGPLDFLPVPDGQIHRFHVPGDKPGTLNGWLVLYLDAIASGAFGSWKSGGSNTWCSRVPVDAREAEQVRQRIEQARHQREAERRRRQKNAAEWACRWWSHARRADPDHAYLVAKGVRGHGLRQRGDELLVPLYANGQLVNLQRITPDGGKRFLAGGKVNASYSTFGTITPNRPLCVCEGWATGATLHQDGGYTVACAMNAGNLKPVALALRARYPNQEIIIAGDDDRRTDGNPGRAAANAAAALAGCLVTFPEWPADAPDTLTDFNDLAVWSKAHGIA, via the coding sequence ATGAGTGACGTGACGCTCCTTTTCCGTGATGCGCTCCAGTCGGTTTTTGGGCCGCTCGACTTCCTGCCCGTGCCTGATGGGCAGATTCACCGTTTCCACGTCCCCGGCGATAAACCCGGCACCCTCAATGGTTGGCTTGTCCTGTACCTGGACGCTATCGCCTCGGGCGCGTTCGGCAGTTGGAAGTCTGGCGGCTCTAACACCTGGTGTAGCCGTGTGCCGGTCGACGCCCGTGAAGCCGAGCAGGTGCGCCAACGCATTGAGCAGGCCCGGCACCAGCGCGAAGCCGAACGCCGGCGGCGCCAGAAGAACGCCGCCGAATGGGCTTGTCGCTGGTGGAGTCACGCCCGCCGAGCCGACCCTGACCACGCGTATCTGGTCGCCAAGGGTGTACGTGGCCACGGCCTGCGCCAGCGCGGTGACGAGCTGCTAGTCCCGCTCTACGCCAACGGCCAGCTGGTCAACCTGCAACGGATTACCCCGGACGGCGGCAAGCGCTTCCTCGCTGGCGGCAAGGTCAACGCCAGCTATTCCACGTTCGGCACCATCACCCCTAATCGTCCGCTTTGTGTCTGCGAGGGCTGGGCGACTGGCGCAACGCTCCATCAGGACGGCGGCTACACCGTCGCCTGCGCGATGAACGCCGGCAACCTCAAACCGGTGGCGCTGGCGCTTCGTGCCCGGTACCCGAATCAAGAAATCATCATCGCCGGTGACGACGACAGGCGTACCGACGGCAACCCCGGGCGCGCCGCCGCCAATGCCGCCGCCGCTCTTGCTGGCTGTCTGGTGACCTTTCCCGAATGGCCCGCCGATGCGCCCGACACGCTGACCGACTTCAATGATTTGGCCGTATGGAGCAAAGCCCATGGCATCGCCTGA
- a CDS encoding tyrosine-type recombinase/integrase, giving the protein MPLTDSAIKTAKSKEKPYKLSDAQGLYLEITPNGSKLWRLKYRVAGKEKKLAFGAYPAITLSQARQRRDEARQQLAEGTDPGEQKKAAKVAQKVDGLTFETLAREWYDYNSPRWAEATAYKAKLYLDNDIIPGIGARPIKSITRPELVELVRTVEARGTLNAAGKIRQWLHQIFRYGLARGVVEVNPATDLNVVAAPAKTVRHHPHVTFAELPELLGKVEAANIHTLTKHAVRLLTLTAVRPGELRQAPWSEFDLDTATWTIPKERMKARRPHIVTLPRQAVAILRQLHEITGRYSLVFAGANPERPMSENTINKALRLSGYEGRQTGHGFRHLLSTELNGRGYNKDWIERQLAHGDSDEIRGTYNHAAYVEQRREMMQAWADSIDAVCVGANVVSIKRKA; this is encoded by the coding sequence CGGCTCAAGTACCGGGTAGCGGGCAAAGAAAAGAAACTAGCCTTCGGCGCATATCCGGCGATCACCCTTTCACAAGCCCGCCAGCGCCGCGACGAAGCACGTCAGCAACTAGCCGAAGGCACCGACCCCGGAGAACAGAAGAAAGCCGCCAAGGTCGCACAGAAGGTCGATGGGCTGACTTTCGAGACGCTAGCGCGGGAATGGTACGACTACAACTCGCCACGATGGGCAGAGGCCACCGCCTACAAGGCCAAACTGTATTTGGACAACGACATCATCCCAGGCATCGGCGCCCGCCCGATAAAATCCATCACTCGGCCCGAACTGGTGGAACTGGTGCGCACGGTTGAGGCGCGGGGCACGTTGAATGCCGCTGGCAAGATCCGCCAATGGCTACACCAGATATTCCGATACGGCTTGGCAAGGGGCGTCGTGGAGGTAAATCCGGCCACCGATTTAAACGTGGTCGCTGCGCCAGCCAAAACCGTTCGCCATCACCCGCACGTCACCTTTGCCGAATTGCCCGAACTACTGGGCAAGGTCGAAGCCGCGAACATTCATACCCTGACCAAGCACGCCGTCCGACTGTTGACGCTGACGGCGGTTCGCCCTGGTGAGTTACGCCAAGCGCCGTGGTCTGAGTTCGACCTAGACACCGCGACCTGGACGATTCCGAAAGAGCGCATGAAAGCCCGCCGCCCGCATATCGTCACCCTGCCCCGCCAAGCCGTCGCCATCCTGCGCCAGCTCCACGAAATCACCGGGCGTTACTCACTGGTCTTTGCTGGCGCCAATCCTGAGCGCCCCATGAGCGAGAACACCATCAACAAGGCTTTACGGTTGTCCGGGTACGAAGGACGACAGACAGGGCACGGGTTCCGCCACCTGCTCAGCACCGAGTTGAACGGGCGCGGGTACAACAAGGATTGGATCGAGCGCCAGCTTGCTCACGGTGACAGCGACGAGATACGCGGCACCTACAACCATGCGGCCTATGTCGAGCAGCGCCGGGAAATGATGCAAGCCTGGGCTGACTCAATCGACGCCGTGTGCGTTGGCGCCAACGTGGTGAGCATCAAGCGAAAGGCTTAG
- a CDS encoding tail assembly protein yields MSASAIEYRPKTRILLSGSAAKLFGREHIYELSTGSVHEVAKAIDVNHPGFLKYLANAKAMGLEFAIFRNGKNVGEDELKLGGAREIRIVPVICGSKRAGIMQTVVGAVLIVAAAFITAASGGTATPLTSAMAATGWAMAIGGVIQMLSPQAGGLKTSAAPENTPGYAFGNAKNTTASGNPVPLCYGKRRVGGAIISAGIYAEDQV; encoded by the coding sequence ATGAGCGCATCAGCAATCGAATACAGACCAAAAACCCGAATCCTGCTCAGCGGCTCAGCCGCGAAGCTGTTCGGTCGGGAACACATTTACGAACTTTCAACCGGCAGCGTGCATGAGGTTGCGAAGGCAATCGATGTAAACCATCCGGGCTTCTTGAAGTACCTCGCAAACGCTAAGGCCATGGGCCTGGAGTTCGCCATCTTCCGCAACGGGAAAAACGTCGGTGAGGATGAGCTAAAGCTTGGGGGCGCCAGGGAGATCCGCATCGTTCCGGTGATATGCGGCAGCAAGCGCGCAGGCATCATGCAAACCGTCGTAGGAGCGGTGCTGATCGTCGCGGCTGCATTCATCACCGCCGCATCAGGCGGCACGGCCACACCGCTTACAAGTGCGATGGCTGCTACTGGTTGGGCCATGGCGATTGGCGGCGTGATCCAAATGCTCAGCCCTCAAGCTGGCGGCCTAAAAACCAGCGCTGCGCCCGAGAACACACCGGGCTACGCATTCGGCAACGCCAAAAACACTACCGCTTCCGGAAACCCTGTGCCGCTGTGCTACGGCAAGCGGAGGGTGGGAGGCGCGATCATCAGCGCGGGGATTTATGCTGAGGATCAGGTATGA
- a CDS encoding DUF3077 domain-containing protein produces the protein MIKPLITTEEGFSEIGSQKIFSVTPGINAEFALNKASDLLSCVADSIELAGMGTPLKGNQAWMAYHTIESAKAIIDALWATLQFDSPDPVEA, from the coding sequence GTGATTAAGCCGCTGATTACTACCGAGGAAGGATTCTCAGAGATTGGCAGTCAAAAAATCTTCAGCGTTACCCCCGGTATTAATGCTGAGTTCGCGCTAAACAAAGCGTCCGACCTCCTGTCTTGCGTCGCTGACAGCATCGAGCTTGCCGGTATGGGGACGCCGCTCAAGGGCAATCAAGCCTGGATGGCCTATCACACCATAGAGAGCGCTAAGGCGATCATTGACGCGCTGTGGGCCACATTGCAGTTCGATAGCCCTGACCCCGTAGAGGCTTAA
- a CDS encoding tail assembly protein translates to MSERIREIRLDGALGKRFGKEHHLAINSGRELMRALGVLHKGFNQYMIESKDKGIVFAVFYGGRNIGVDELGDPPGNGVIRITPVVQGSKNSGGLQTIVGIALVAAASYFSGGLAAGAGATSLFGTTTGAVFGSIGMSLAMGGVAQIMTGTQKGLSSSESANNTPSYNFSGIKNTTTQGNPVPLCYGEMTVGSACVSVGIVAEDKQ, encoded by the coding sequence ATGAGTGAGCGAATTCGAGAAATCCGCCTGGACGGAGCGCTAGGTAAGCGCTTTGGCAAAGAGCATCACTTGGCAATTAACTCAGGCCGGGAGCTTATGCGCGCGCTTGGCGTTCTTCACAAAGGCTTCAATCAATACATGATCGAGTCGAAGGACAAAGGCATTGTGTTCGCGGTTTTCTACGGTGGGCGCAACATCGGCGTGGATGAATTGGGTGATCCGCCAGGAAATGGGGTTATCCGAATTACTCCTGTTGTACAGGGCAGCAAGAACAGTGGCGGACTGCAAACAATCGTCGGCATCGCACTGGTAGCGGCGGCAAGCTATTTCTCTGGCGGGTTGGCCGCCGGAGCGGGTGCTACGTCGCTGTTTGGCACTACGACTGGTGCTGTCTTTGGATCAATCGGAATGTCGCTTGCCATGGGCGGTGTGGCTCAGATTATGACTGGTACGCAAAAAGGTCTCAGCTCGTCCGAATCAGCCAACAACACACCCAGCTATAACTTCTCCGGCATCAAGAACACCACCACCCAAGGCAACCCGGTTCCGCTCTGCTACGGCGAGATGACCGTGGGGTCTGCTTGCGTGTCGGTTGGCATCGTTGCCGAGGATAAGCAGTAG
- a CDS encoding Rha family transcriptional regulator, whose product MTAKIIKPMDESNVGKSHVTLIQYKGELRIDSRLLAEQTGNQHKNTMELIERYLGKFKEFGLVPFQTEAVKTLESRGVKHMKFSLLNEDQAFFLLALSRNTDRVVELKSSLIMAFREARYGHACQTLEARKKEASQSGSRLAHWRYDKPGMHQHVAHLREQLKLPLALEEGRP is encoded by the coding sequence ATGACAGCCAAGATCATCAAGCCAATGGACGAAAGTAATGTGGGGAAATCACACGTTACCCTGATCCAATACAAGGGTGAGCTACGCATAGATAGCCGTTTGCTGGCCGAGCAGACGGGCAATCAACACAAGAACACCATGGAACTGATCGAGCGTTACCTTGGTAAGTTCAAAGAGTTTGGGCTTGTTCCGTTTCAAACGGAGGCAGTGAAAACGCTGGAGTCTCGCGGCGTTAAGCACATGAAGTTTTCCCTGCTGAACGAGGATCAAGCGTTCTTCCTACTGGCGCTGTCTCGCAACACTGATCGCGTCGTGGAGCTGAAGTCGAGTCTGATAATGGCATTCCGTGAAGCCCGTTACGGGCACGCCTGCCAGACGCTGGAGGCTCGCAAGAAGGAGGCGAGCCAGAGCGGTAGTCGGCTGGCTCATTGGCGCTATGACAAGCCAGGCATGCATCAGCACGTCGCCCACTTGAGGGAGCAACTGAAGCTGCCCCTCGCACTGGAAGAGGGGCGCCCATGA